The genomic stretch TTTATCTAAACTGTGTATCcaaagtatttaatttaaatttcatacaACATGTCCTCATTATCTAATATAACCTTCCTGATGTGATAAAGAACTACAATGATGATGTATAAATCCTTGTGTCATTTATCAGGCACAAGTAACACAACCTAAAAAATGCCTCCAGAAGAACAGTTGACAGTCCCATTCAAGATTCCCCTTGCCATTAAATGCCTCAAATGCAATTATTTAAAAGCATTTCAGATGACAAAGTTTAAGTTACAAGTAAAAGGACTGAACACAATTGtcttataaataatgtatatttttGTGTCTCACAACACTACTAGGTGGAGGTTGCAAAGTATATCTACAGAATAGAGGGCAGAATAAAAACCAATTTTACTGTCTTCAAGTTAACATGTATTAGCAAGACAGGAACAATATAACTATTTGGGATTTCTAGGGACTCTATGTCAGACACAACCAAAGAAATACTTATGGCAGTCCTTGCTAAAAAGCCTATAGTAGAAGAATTACATAAGATTTTTGTATTAACCACTCATTCAGCTGTACTGATAAAAAAATTCCTTGCTTTTTTGGTCAATTACCATTGTTGTAGTCTTAACTCTAGAAAGATGTAATCTACACTTATCTTTCTGAAACAAAATGAATGAATAGATAcacaaagtaaaattattttttaactaaggAACATTTGAACATCTAAAGAAAACTTTATCATTCATTAATTGATTCAAAGTATTGTAAGAcactagtactatgatattggTTTTAAACGATAAAGTTCATCCAATTATCACTgtctcaaaaaaaataaaatgcaagGCACTATAAACTCATAAAACAAAATTCCAAGTCATAATATTCTAAAAGCAGCTCGTAAGTTCTCTTTTGAAGTTAAGGTTTAATCATCCTTCTCAAATTCTGACATTCTAATCAatcattttgataaatttgatgatAAGGATTCAATTTACATTCTTAATTTCTCATCACATACAACAAAACTTCAAGGCTAGTCCAAAACAGCAATCCGGAAAAGCAATCTTTAGGCATTACAATCAGGGCTCTCAAGGCATTACAAACTTCAAGGCTTGTCCAATAAgaaacatatttataaaaacaaacatgaaattaaGGAGGCGAAAAATATCACAACACTTTCCCAATCATTAGGCAAACTTCAAGGCTAGTCCAAAACAGCAAAACTAAAGCAAAACAAAGGAGGCAAACAAGTCAAGCAAATCCAATGAgaaacatatttataaaaacaagcATGAAATTCAACAATCAGGGCTCTCAAAAGCAGCAGAACGCACATACTTAAAGAACACATTCTAATAACTCAACAGAccgaaaacaaaattaaatacataccCATTTCACTAGATGGACAGATAATCAGTAAAAAGGCATAAAATTATCCAAAGAAAACACATTCTAATAAACTCACATGAAGCCATTGAAACCCTCCGCAGTAGCAATGAAAAGACTGCAGAAAAAGTTCTGAACACtaagaaaaaaaaccaaacttCACCAGAAAGATTAAAATGAACTAAGCGTGTGTGGGGGGGTTGGGTTTTTGTCAGACGTTAAACCCCATGTAAAAAGGTTAACAGAGGAAGCAGAGACACCTGTTACAAACTTTGTTAAGGTTGAATAGATAGAGCCAAACCGACCGTGCGTTTCCGTTTTGGGTAAGCTGGCTTCCCTGGCCCAGGCCCATCTTTATttccattttattattttacaaataaattatttacacaATCGAAAGATTTTAAAAgaggagaaaataaataatcacattatttaattataaattattattttattttatattaacaaatttatataatttatttataaacataattttacttgtataaatattaataatgattataAATAGAAATATCAAACGAGCAAAGTTCCTGACTCAGACAATTGACTTAGGGTTTCTTGTTTAATAACATGGAGTTAGTAGCAACAAGGTAAGACTATTGATTTAGTTGTTCTATTCAATAACATTGAATAGATGTACATTATTTCACTTTAGGGAAAGTTTCTTATCATTTAATAACATTAATGACATATAATCTTgggaatatatattatttttctcatgttatgaatgaaaaaaaatattacaaaatatatataaatgtacaTATGGGAGAATGACATTGGTATCACTTATTTATGAGTAAGATATTGAATGGGGTTGCTATTTTTGCACCGAGTAGcattatgcataaaaataatatatataaatttatgtataaaagataagttatcattatgtaattaaatgttattttatctctaatttaaaattacttaatcatataataataaataatcattatttatgcataaatttatatttattatttgtatatataattttattgttagcaCCCTTTCAAACATAAAGTCATTCGGCCAACATTTATAAGTCTAGGTAAAATGGATATTAATTATGGGGTGGGGCAAAGTGGGTATTATGAGGTCAATATTTTGGTTCCAAACCTTACTCCAACCAATTTCAGTATCAAATTCCTTAACAAATATGTACCTCAAAATGGGGTAACCTTGAGCTACCTAGccaaacctttttctttttaatttctattgaTAATGGCATAGAAAATCTAATACGACCATATTGTTGCATGAAAGAGCACCCTCCCCCCAACCCACgtccctccccccccccccccccccccccccccccccccacccaaaggtttgatataaatccattttttatctgataattatcaaaaatcCAAACTCTTACTTAtaagtggttaaaattaataaaaatagttaatttcaagaagaaaatcattatttaactagtaatatattaaaaataataaaatgttattcatTTCCtctctaggtttaaaaaactaaaaatttccacaagattaaattttcaaaatcctacattttccccctagggtttcttcCCCCCTTTTTTAGCTCTAGAATCAACTGACTTTGCTCTCCCTCCCCTTTATTCGGTGCCTCTCTGGCGTCTTTCCTCCCATTGTGAATTGTCTTTATCATGGGATGAAAATGTCGCCTTGTCActagacgaagatgattcaCAGTGGGGGAAGATCGGAGAGGCATCGAAAAAGGGGAGAGAGGGAGAAATTGACCGGTTCTAACACTGTAAAGGGGAGAGAGAGAAGCCCTAAACTTTAAGGGAAAAGGTaagatttcaaagtttaatcaaggaagaaaattgttagttttttaaatctagagaaaaatagataatgttttattatttttaatatattattagttaaataacaattttacctttaaagttaactatttttgttaattttaataactcatgagtgagagtttgaattttcGATAATTAACATGTAGGAGgttgggtttgcatcaaacgTTGGTGGGAAtttgtcttttggcctattaatatatattttctcatgttCAATGGGTTAGTTTGATAACATCTCATTTTGATAAGTGAGAgcatcaaaatcatcatattGACTAATCATACATTacattatatacttaattactaATCAATAAACCTAAATGAatgatttattaatcaaatcttAATTTCGTATAATATGTTCCCTTGTTTAGCCTGTATTTAAATTAGCCGAGAGCCCAAGACACTTATACCCATATGATCATATTATTTGAGTATGTAACACTACAAAAATTAATGTAAGTTTTCATTAAATCTAGACATAATAATCATACCATATTCATAaaagtaagtttttttttttttttaattttaaggataaCATACTTAAATCAAAAGTAGCAAGCACTAGGAATATTTATGTAACTATGAATGATGCCTAACTACATAACCGAATGtctgttttgtttcttttatgtgagtaaaagaatatattaacaaaaaaacaatgAGCCTATAAGAGAGATTCAAGAATACCCTAAGTTCATCTTGCCAAAAGGAAGGATAGCAAACAAACTAAGCAAAATGTTAAGCTGCATAAAATAAACGAAAACCTAAAGTCAACTCCTCTTGAAGTGATGTAAACCATTGTTTAATCAATTATGATAATCTCTTGAACTCTATCACTGTTGGTACAGTAATAGACCTTCAAGAGTAGAATATTATTAGGAAGTTAATCTGTTCAAGTTAGGTCCTTTTGTGGCTTCTTCGACTTTTCTTCATTTGTAAGGGTGAGTTTAAGTTGTTCCTCCACTTGTCACTTAGTGACCTCATTGTTTTTATTGACATAATTCTTTAtgtatcaaaaaagaaaaaatcttttaaagttctatcaaagtttttataaaGATATCGTATTGGACCCAATTAATTGAcatatatttacttataaaattgtGGGAGTTGATTAATTAAGGCCAACAGATCAGAATTATTCAAgtaatataattaacataagCTATCTTAAAAGGAAGACAAGAATCTTGCTTAAAGCCTTTTCTATATATGAAATGCTGGAGGAGACAACAGAATAGACAAGTGCTTTGCCTTTAATCTTTTGCATTCGAAGAACATAAATGTGATCCATTTGAATATCAACTTTCAAATTGTTTATTTAGTTTAGATAAACTTCTTATTATTTCAATTCTAGATTTGGACTGATCGAGAGAGTTGGTTTATTTATGAAGTTCATGCAAAATGATAGGTTTCTacaaatgaaaattattgttgatGAGAATTCAGAGAATCATCTCTTCTTTTAAGAAAGCCATGAAACAAAAAAGACAAATGCAAATGGATATTGAATTTAGACTAAAGCAACACAAAATGGCTACATTGCTTgctttaacaataattttttatgggaattcaaaaatctaacaaaataatcataaattggGTATTTTCCCAAAGTGATGaacattgattaattttaaaccaCATTTTTCACCTTAAGAAAACCCTAGCTAGCAcccaaaaacaaataataattaatataaagaaaatgcaaATATTTCACGGCTCGATCTTCTCTCTTCGTTGCCtgtaaatttcaaataacccaatttagtatttattgataaaactaCTTTACACATAAGAAAGTTAATTGAAAACCAAAGAAATTACATACCCAAAAATGAAgtattattatatctaatacGAGATTCTGCTTCCAGGGTCCCTCGGTGCACTGCATCTAAAGCATTCCATTCTGCTTGCAAAGTTGTGTTCGTTGCATCCAGGCCtgcaaaattcatatataattggCCTCATTCattatactttttattatattataagataaatgtgattttccaataacttttttgaagataaaaaaattagttacgTCAGAGTCAAAATAAATTACCATCATCTCTCTCAATACAATACATTGCCATGTAATGGTAAAGAACATGGAATTCCAGGTGAGAGGTGATAAGTCAGTAGTTATGAATTTAATCACTAGCTTCAGAGTTCTACCTATTTGCTGTGATCGATTTTGGAGAGAgatgtttttatctttttggatactaaatttgtttaaatggaTATGTTTTTTAGGTTTGATGTAACTTTTCTCGCAAAAGCAGTCAAAGAAGGAAGATTATAgaccaaaatattatattaacattttttattacaacCTTATGAAAGTATCGTATCTAGCCAAACTtaagaaaaaagttattttgatTATCAGGAATTTctgtattttataaaaatattgtatttatttatttttttttaattgagagGTTCTTATCCATGAATTTTGTTATTGCAATTTGCAACGTAAATTTCACCTGGTGCAAATCCAGTCTCCAGATTTCCATCCAGATCGGTTGCCACCTCTAGAGCGTGGAATGTCACAATCAAAGGCACCACCACCAATGTCATCCTTGGACGCACCGCATTTGAAGCAGCTAGAGCGGCTGGCGAAGTTGTGTGCCCCGCAGTTCCCGGCGGAGCAATACCAGTCGCCAGGTCTGACGTCGGACCCAGTACTGAACCCGATTGATGACCCAACTCTCCCTCCGAAACCGCCAAACTCACCGAACCTAGAGTCCCCGCAACGCTGGCACGTGTCACGCCTCTGAAAGTTCAAGTGCTGGCATGACTTGCAGTTCCAATCTCCAGGCCTGCTCATcgtttttttttctgtaaagaAAATGCAGAAACAATGAAGAATGCGTGAAGAATAGAGAAGTGAGGGAagtaaataaagaaacaaaCCTGAAGAAAATGGAATATATAATGAAGGGGAGGTGAAGAGGAAGAGCGAGGGAGAGTGTTAGGTTTTGGTTGAAGAGAGGAGGGGTTATATACATGGAGAGGGGAGAGCAAAAAGGGAATAAATGGAGGACTGTGTAAAAACTTTTTCGTGTTCTTCACCTGGCAACCTTGATAAATGGAAtcagaaaaagagataaaggaaAATTCCTCTAGGATTCCAGAGAccgaaaattttgaaattgctaACCAATATTGTCCAGGAGTGAACTAGTCTGAATACCCTCTACAATTCATTGAGCAAGTCCgaaaatttttatagattgtGAGATCCTGAACTGATGTTCtaaagatattataattttgatttaaatgcACCCAAAATCTTATAAATTGGAATGTTCCTTTTGTCAACTCGAAAAACATGAGAAAATATAGAGCTCCATAAATTTCAATCTCTATGCAGTTCTCTCTGGCTTCCATTTTctgttgttttgatttttttaatagcAATATTATGCGTATATACTTCtgattatgtattatcatatgattatgcgttattttatctttaattcataaccactaaatcatataataacacataatttatgtattaatctGAGTActtaatattgtatatatataattttatttattttttaatgtcatTCCACTATGTaacatctataaaaaaaaatctaaaactctGATGAGGATCCCACATAAAGCAACAGGAGATATTGTCAACCTATGAGCACAACAGCCGTAATccacaaatcaatcaatcaattaaacTGAAGCATGAATTCATAAAGGCCCTTTGACCATGGCATATACGACCCTTCCTTCACCAGCAATTTGGTGATTCCACCCCACAAGCAAATTCAACAATAgaaaagcaaaaggaaaattctttcaatgaaaaaaagaatgaacaaggaagaagaaaccTAGTTGTCTTCATTTTAATGGAACATGAGGATTAATCCGTATGAGAATTTTTAACAAATGTAATGAATATTCTAAACAAGAAAGTGTAATCTGGGCCACATCTAAACTCAATTATTTTGGTCAAGTCTCTCTCATTTACTTTGAGAATGAACATAATATTTCAGTCAATATTGTGGTTAAATTGTTGCTGCTTTACTAGTTTGAATATTCCTTTACTCCTTTGTGCTTCCTGAGCttcaatggaaaaaaaaaaaaagattttaatgctttatatttttacttttgttgGAAATTATGGACGGAAGCTTCAACTTGAAAAGCTTTAAACAAGACTTGGGAGCTGCAAGCAAGAGCTACAAACTTGGCAGAGTTGCAATATTGGAACTTGAGGGTTATGAGCCTACCATATTTCAGCTATAATATTATAAGGtaccataaaatttataaaattattgatgaaatgtTAATATAGGCAGTTGAGATTCAATCATCTTagaaatatttcatatatatataatatctttatttattggttaaactaaaaattaacaaaattgatgggatattaaaattttcaaatagaaaacTTAGATTCGAACCTTTTACTCTGCTTCTTTATTTATTGGTTGATTGTCTTTTACTCTActtcttttaatctttttctcaATACAAAAACTACAtcatttaagaaagaaaatgtcaTGGTGAGGTATCTTTGAAACAGAATAAATTATGGGACTTTATTGAACTTCAAAATtatggaaaaacaaaagaaaacaaaaacaaaactgaggaagaagaaaggaaagacaATGGTGAGTTTCAATAAAGAGAGCTGAAGGGTGGTGATGGAATCACAAGTCTTCGAGGTTTCATTTTGACCATCTTTTTGTTCCTTCTCTGCGGCTGCCATTTCAATATATTCAGTCTCTTTAATTCTCTGTCCCTCTCTTTTTGTTGGCTTATCTCTTTgttaatttagatatataaaaataagggCATAAATGCGAGAGGATAGATACTAAGATCTGGCCTCCATTCTCTTGGAAAATGGTAAAGGGAGAAGAAGCAAACTGTAAAGAGAGAAGAGCAAAATAAAGGAAAGTGGGTTGATTCGATTATCCTCGGAAATCACTCCCATCCCATGCATAACCACGACCAACTCCATTTTATTCTTCCCTTTATTTTTCCATACCAATATTCTCTTACTTGTCCTTTGTATCATTTCCTCTGTGCTTCTGCATGTGTATTTTGGTCGCAAAAGAAACTTACTTTTACTTTATTTCTTTGCTTGATTATTTTCTTAACATCTAAGTTTAAGATAATTGTTATGGTTAAAGGCCATTATTTGCAAATACCAAAACATTTTATAATAGGCCAAacaacttattcccacccaaggtttggtgtctTCTCAATTCTTACCTGTAGagctttaaaaactaaaataccaACCCATCTTGATTGTTGctgaagaaggagaaaaaacaCTAAGGAATATAGTCACTTTCCAAACTTTAGGGGGAGGAAAagaattattacttttttaaaataaataagaa from Mangifera indica cultivar Alphonso chromosome 6, CATAS_Mindica_2.1, whole genome shotgun sequence encodes the following:
- the LOC123219453 gene encoding transcription initiation factor TFIID subunit 15-like, whose product is MSRPGDWNCKSCQHLNFQRRDTCQRCGDSRFGEFGGFGGRVGSSIGFSTGSDVRPGDWYCSAGNCGAHNFASRSSCFKCGASKDDIGGGAFDCDIPRSRGGNRSGWKSGDWICTRPGCNEHNFASRMECFRCSAPRDPGSRISY